The following are encoded together in the Methanosarcina flavescens genome:
- the pstA gene encoding phosphate ABC transporter permease PstA produces MGLNSNTNEKIAFSLLILATLIVTGFVLVILAYIILNGYGAISIEFLTQMPNRMMTAGGIFPAIVGTIALIIGSMLVALPLGVMAAIYLNEYAGESRTTWLIEMAINNLAGTPSVVFGLFGLALFVKYFDFGPSILSASLTLALLILPVIIRASEEALLAVPNEYRESSLALGVSKWQTIRYVVLPAAIPGVVTGSVLSIGRVAGETAPILFTGAAYFLPRMPDSIYSQFMALPYHLFVLATAGTNISETRSIQYGTALVLLIIVLGINLVAVVIRRHYRNKLKI; encoded by the coding sequence ATGGGTTTGAACTCAAATACAAATGAAAAAATTGCCTTTTCCCTGTTAATTCTGGCTACGTTAATAGTGACAGGTTTCGTGCTGGTTATCCTTGCTTATATTATCTTAAATGGGTATGGGGCAATTAGTATCGAGTTCCTTACACAAATGCCTAACAGAATGATGACTGCGGGTGGGATCTTTCCAGCAATTGTAGGCACCATAGCCCTGATAATAGGCTCCATGCTTGTAGCTCTTCCTCTGGGAGTTATGGCTGCTATATACCTGAATGAATATGCAGGAGAATCCCGCACCACCTGGTTAATCGAAATGGCAATCAACAACCTTGCAGGAACTCCCTCGGTGGTCTTCGGGCTTTTCGGGCTTGCACTGTTTGTGAAATATTTTGATTTTGGTCCTTCCATACTCTCGGCTTCTCTTACGCTTGCACTCCTGATTCTACCGGTAATTATCCGTGCTTCTGAGGAAGCTTTGCTTGCAGTTCCTAATGAATATCGGGAGTCGTCCCTTGCTCTTGGGGTGAGTAAATGGCAGACAATAAGGTATGTAGTACTGCCAGCTGCCATACCCGGAGTTGTTACAGGGTCGGTGTTGAGCATAGGAAGGGTTGCAGGAGAAACCGCACCTATTCTTTTTACAGGAGCTGCTTATTTTCTGCCAAGGATGCCTGATTCAATCTATTCTCAGTTTATGGCGCTTCCTTACCACCTTTTCGTGCTTGCAACTGCCGGGACAAACATCTCAGAAACCAGATCTATCCAGTACGGAACAGCTCTGGTTCTATTAATTATCGTGCTGGGGATAAACCTTGTAGCCGTTGTGATTCGCAGGCATTACAGAAATAAACTGAAAATTTAA